The following are from one region of the Halosolutus amylolyticus genome:
- a CDS encoding twin-arginine translocation signal domain-containing protein codes for MTTFDHDRRSVLKLSGATIATALAAGCLGDDENERSDDTETGGGSDGPYEIEPGERITFRGEVGGWIGLEPVAIEDVTNPTLVLEADGDYEIGWTEGDNTPHNFLLWDENEDVVEDYETEQVAEPDDDQILEITATDEMAYYRCEPHQNMQGEIQVE; via the coding sequence ATGACCACGTTCGACCACGATCGACGATCAGTACTGAAACTGTCCGGTGCGACGATCGCCACTGCACTGGCCGCCGGCTGTCTCGGCGACGACGAAAACGAACGGAGCGACGACACCGAGACCGGTGGCGGAAGCGACGGTCCCTACGAGATCGAACCGGGTGAACGAATTACGTTCAGGGGGGAGGTCGGCGGCTGGATCGGCCTCGAACCTGTAGCGATCGAAGACGTAACGAACCCGACGCTCGTCCTCGAGGCGGACGGCGACTACGAGATCGGCTGGACCGAAGGCGACAACACTCCCCACAACTTCCTGCTCTGGGACGAGAACGAGGACGTCGTCGAAGACTACGAGACCGAACAGGTCGCCGAACCCGACGACGACCAGATCCTCGAGATCACCGCCACCGACGAGATGGCCTACTACCGGTGCGAGCCACACCAGAACATGCAAGGTGAAATCCAGGTCGAGTAG
- the coxB gene encoding cytochrome c oxidase subunit II, which translates to MSRRVTVATAVLGLLCALTGRVAAQSENRDLIEGLEFQLLYVALPLSLFVLMILVYATVKFHDNDDPQPTAEDPALEITWTAATAIILLFVGIAGYSVLVSPYVSPSQATDVAGGEQGAVESIDDLPETDDEELVVRAYQWGWEVTYPEHNVTTEDEIVIPADEDVTIWLTSDDVVHSLFVSDLGVKQDAFPQEYTRLRTNVYETGQYDADCTEFCGAGHSRMDADVIVVEPDAYESWLEDNEGSQATAPDG; encoded by the coding sequence ATGAGTCGTCGGGTCACCGTCGCCACTGCAGTACTCGGGTTACTGTGTGCCCTGACCGGTCGGGTCGCGGCACAGTCGGAAAATCGCGACCTCATCGAAGGACTCGAGTTCCAGTTGCTCTACGTCGCGTTACCCCTCTCGCTGTTCGTCCTGATGATTCTCGTCTACGCGACGGTCAAGTTCCACGACAACGACGACCCACAGCCAACCGCGGAAGATCCCGCACTCGAGATCACCTGGACCGCCGCGACGGCGATCATCCTGCTGTTCGTCGGCATCGCCGGCTACAGCGTCCTCGTCAGTCCATACGTCTCCCCGTCCCAGGCGACCGACGTCGCCGGCGGCGAACAAGGCGCGGTCGAATCGATCGACGATCTCCCCGAAACCGACGACGAGGAACTGGTCGTCCGGGCCTACCAGTGGGGCTGGGAGGTGACCTACCCCGAGCACAACGTGACGACCGAGGACGAAATCGTCATTCCCGCCGACGAGGACGTGACGATCTGGTTGACCAGCGACGACGTCGTCCACTCGCTGTTCGTCTCGGACCTGGGCGTCAAACAGGACGCCTTCCCCCAGGAGTACACCCGTCTCCGGACCAACGTCTACGAGACCGGCCAGTACGACGCCGACTGCACCGAGTTCTGTGGTGCCGGCCACTCGCGGATGGACGCGGACGTGATCGTCGTCGAACCCGACGCGTACGAGTCGTGGCTCGAGGACAACGAGGGCAGCCAGGCGACGGCACCCGACGGATGA
- a CDS encoding DUF6789 family protein: MDRAIVEVALFAAIVLGCLCTVLVAKRLQAEPSPDGGYATIGREGLTWGAAKAAAIRWTTTTNHREIGLLYIALGTVAAIWGGVDAMMLRTHLLTPGADIWTEQTYNELFTMHGLTMLIFFVAPVFFGIGNYFLPLLIGADDMAFPRLNAVGFWMLPPALLLSRLGIVAEVTGKTLALVVPEDWISVLFALREPAIGWTLYPPLSTTTPDPQINFLLLGLHLSGIATTIAAINFVTTIVYERDKSIGWANLDIFSWNMLVTSAIVIFAFPLLGTALLMLLFDRNFGTTFFATEGGGPILWQHLFWFWGHPEVYIIFLPATGLMSLILPKFVGRKLFGFKFIVYSTIAIGVLSFGVWAHHMFTTGIDPRIRASFMATSIAIAVPSAIKIFNWITTIWNGNVKLASPLILCVGGIAMFIYGGITGIFLAVIPVDIVYHDTYYVVGHFHLILMGIIPLMMFAASYYWYPIITGRLYDRRLALFQSTLLVAGAALTFGTLMIIGYLELPRRYATYPPSFNGLQIVATIGSYLIGLSVLLWLYNMLWSYFHGDPVESADPWNLKATNQFTPEWQWFEEKLERERGIPPAEPESVRRSYVPAQEERPPSLYGRIVPVARTVVSDAGTAAIGGFVGTILMSGVLAVAVVLGAFDLEAFAGLATLVGLPANPGLGYVIFLLGGMTTWPLLFLALGEYLPGELTLVTGLWYATVIASGFAIGFHTDQAGLELVAYLVFVLLAHWIYGLGLAGTIAFLGGRLSSPPEDQEYEQ; this comes from the coding sequence ATGGACCGGGCGATCGTCGAGGTCGCGCTGTTCGCCGCGATCGTCCTCGGCTGTCTGTGTACGGTCCTCGTAGCCAAGCGGCTCCAGGCGGAGCCATCTCCCGACGGCGGGTACGCGACGATCGGTCGGGAAGGACTGACCTGGGGGGCGGCAAAGGCCGCCGCGATCAGATGGACGACGACGACGAACCACCGCGAAATCGGATTGCTCTACATCGCGCTCGGGACCGTCGCGGCGATCTGGGGCGGGGTCGACGCGATGATGCTCCGAACGCACCTGCTGACGCCCGGGGCGGACATCTGGACGGAGCAGACGTACAACGAACTGTTCACGATGCACGGGCTGACGATGCTGATCTTCTTCGTCGCGCCGGTCTTTTTTGGCATCGGCAACTACTTTCTGCCACTGTTGATCGGGGCCGACGACATGGCGTTTCCCCGGTTGAACGCCGTGGGGTTCTGGATGCTCCCACCCGCCCTCTTGCTCTCGCGGCTGGGGATCGTCGCCGAGGTGACCGGGAAGACGCTCGCGCTGGTCGTTCCCGAGGACTGGATCTCGGTGCTGTTTGCCCTCCGCGAACCGGCGATCGGCTGGACCCTGTACCCGCCGCTGTCGACGACGACGCCGGATCCCCAGATCAACTTCCTGTTGCTGGGGCTCCACCTGAGTGGTATCGCGACCACGATCGCCGCGATCAACTTCGTCACGACGATCGTCTACGAGCGTGATAAGTCGATCGGGTGGGCCAACCTCGACATCTTCTCGTGGAACATGCTCGTCACGAGTGCGATCGTCATCTTCGCCTTTCCGCTCCTGGGGACTGCACTGCTGATGTTGCTGTTCGACCGGAACTTCGGGACGACGTTCTTCGCGACCGAGGGCGGCGGGCCGATCCTCTGGCAGCACCTGTTCTGGTTCTGGGGTCATCCCGAGGTGTACATCATCTTCCTCCCCGCGACGGGGCTGATGAGCCTCATCCTCCCGAAGTTCGTCGGACGGAAGCTGTTCGGGTTCAAGTTCATTGTCTACTCGACGATCGCGATCGGCGTCCTTTCCTTCGGCGTCTGGGCCCACCACATGTTCACGACCGGGATCGATCCCCGCATTCGGGCGAGTTTCATGGCGACGTCGATCGCGATCGCGGTACCGAGCGCGATCAAGATCTTCAACTGGATCACCACCATCTGGAACGGGAACGTCAAACTGGCGTCGCCGCTCATCCTCTGTGTCGGCGGCATCGCGATGTTCATCTACGGCGGCATCACCGGCATCTTTCTCGCGGTAATCCCGGTCGACATCGTCTATCACGACACCTACTACGTCGTCGGGCACTTCCACCTCATCCTGATGGGGATCATCCCCCTCATGATGTTCGCCGCCAGCTACTACTGGTACCCGATCATCACCGGACGGTTGTACGATCGACGGCTCGCGCTTTTCCAGTCGACCCTGCTCGTCGCCGGTGCCGCGCTCACGTTCGGGACGCTGATGATCATCGGCTACCTCGAACTGCCCCGCCGGTACGCGACGTACCCCCCATCGTTCAACGGGTTACAGATCGTCGCCACGATCGGATCCTACCTCATCGGGCTCAGCGTCCTGCTGTGGCTCTACAATATGCTCTGGTCGTACTTCCACGGCGACCCGGTCGAGTCGGCCGACCCGTGGAACCTCAAGGCGACCAACCAGTTCACGCCCGAGTGGCAGTGGTTCGAGGAGAAACTCGAACGCGAACGCGGGATTCCGCCCGCCGAACCGGAGTCGGTCCGCCGATCGTACGTTCCGGCCCAGGAGGAGCGCCCGCCATCGTTGTACGGCCGCATCGTGCCGGTTGCACGGACGGTCGTGAGCGACGCCGGCACGGCCGCGATCGGCGGCTTCGTCGGCACGATACTCATGTCGGGGGTGCTCGCCGTCGCCGTCGTCCTCGGCGCGTTCGACCTCGAGGCCTTCGCCGGTCTCGCGACGCTCGTCGGTCTGCCCGCGAACCCCGGCCTCGGCTACGTCATCTTCCTCCTCGGCGGGATGACGACCTGGCCCTTGCTCTTTCTCGCCCTCGGGGAGTACCTGCCCGGCGAACTCACCCTCGTCACGGGGCTGTGGTACGCGACCGTCATCGCCTCCGGGTTCGCGATCGGGTTCCACACCGACCAGGCCGGCCTCGAACTCGTCGCTTACCTCGTGTTCGTCCTGCTCGCCCACTGGATCTACGGACTCGGCCTCGCCGGGACGATCGCGTTCCTCGGCGGACGGCTCTCGTCGCCACCGGAGGACCAGGAGTATGAGCAGTGA
- a CDS encoding cytochrome c oxidase subunit 3 encodes MNGRSDSGPDRDPTTRPDGSGHGRARDRSGPYPADSGPDAGDPGGDHGGPAGPGPDPGGHGHDDHEHEHRSRWPLVTGIGAAGLYGGVAIALLGATTEVFPPVIGVGLAVLGTIVLLAGVAGWVDETFLAPAREAETSGKSRESYVSTTALFLATDVSTFGALFVYYFFVRVGAWPPQEVPTLLSSLVAINTLILVTSSVTFHYAHEALDEGHRRRFLGLLGTTLLLGVVFLAGQAYEYYEFVVHEGFTLADGVFGSAFYGLTGLHGLHVTLGVGGLAVLCWRGLRGHYGPDRDTSVATVGLYWHFVDAVWLFLVAVVYLGTAL; translated from the coding sequence GCGATCGATCGGGTCCATATCCAGCCGATTCGGGGCCCGACGCCGGTGATCCGGGAGGCGACCACGGTGGCCCTGCTGGCCCCGGGCCCGACCCCGGTGGCCACGGCCACGACGATCACGAGCACGAGCACCGGAGCCGGTGGCCGCTCGTCACCGGGATCGGTGCCGCCGGTCTCTACGGCGGCGTCGCGATCGCCCTCCTCGGCGCGACTACCGAGGTCTTCCCGCCGGTGATCGGCGTCGGCCTCGCCGTCCTCGGGACGATCGTCCTGCTGGCCGGCGTCGCCGGCTGGGTCGACGAGACGTTTCTCGCGCCCGCTCGCGAGGCCGAGACGAGCGGCAAATCCCGCGAATCGTACGTCTCGACGACGGCGCTCTTTCTCGCGACCGACGTCTCAACGTTCGGCGCGCTGTTCGTCTACTACTTTTTCGTCCGGGTCGGCGCGTGGCCACCGCAGGAGGTGCCGACGCTCCTGAGTTCGCTCGTGGCGATCAACACGCTGATCCTGGTCACGAGTAGCGTTACCTTCCACTACGCTCACGAGGCGCTGGACGAGGGCCACCGCCGGCGGTTTCTCGGTCTCCTCGGGACGACCCTGCTTCTCGGCGTCGTCTTCCTGGCCGGCCAGGCCTACGAGTACTACGAGTTCGTCGTTCACGAGGGCTTTACACTCGCGGACGGGGTCTTCGGCAGCGCGTTCTACGGGCTGACCGGCCTGCACGGACTCCACGTCACGCTGGGCGTCGGCGGACTGGCCGTCCTCTGCTGGCGCGGACTGCGGGGCCACTACGGCCCCGATCGGGACACGTCGGTCGCGACCGTCGGTCTGTACTGGCACTTCGTCGACGCAGTCTGGCTGTTTCTGGTGGCTGTCGTCTACCTCGGAACGGCGCTCTGA